One Helianthus annuus cultivar XRQ/B chromosome 12, HanXRQr2.0-SUNRISE, whole genome shotgun sequence genomic region harbors:
- the LOC110892621 gene encoding axoneme-associated protein mst101(2)-like encodes MSRTDPVQGLTSKYLRKDYKAFLAHIVVTEKEKKPMEKSGEKKKKTVEEIVVKSEKIVKDVKKELAGEEKSEEDVAEKQQNNEEDQKAEEVMVPNAEVNTQSESSKMLDKSVHKTDEQYKKCMEMCKACTEKDNSLRSRDIEFTKIEKIFKEKCEEMIENEKFLKQENEKLTQKCDDLEKEIKILKEKCSKV; translated from the exons ATGTCAAGAACAGATCCAGTCCAAGGCCTAACAAGCAAGTATCTCCGAAAGGACTACAAGGCTTTCTTGGCTCACATCGTAGTAACAGAGAAGGAAAAGAAGCCGATGGAAAAG TCTGGagaaaaaaagaagaagacaGTTGAAGAGATTGTGGTTAAGAGTGAGAAGATAGTGAAGGATGTGAAGAAAGAGTTAGCTGGTGAAGAGAAATCAGAGGAAGATGTTGCAGAGAAACAGCAAAATAATGAGGAAGATCAGAAGGCAGAAGAAGTCATGGTGCCTAATGCTGAGGTAAATACTCAATCTGAATCTTCTAAAATGTTAGATAAATCTGTGCATAAAACTGATGAACAGTACAAGAAGTGCATGGAAATGTGCAAAGCTTGTACTGAAAAGGATAACAGTCTAAGATCCAGAGATATAGAGTTTACTAAAATTGAAAAGATTTTCAAAGAGAAATGTGAAGAAATGATtgaaaacgaaaagtttttgaaacaagaaaatgaaaagctGACACAAAagtgtgatgatcttgaaaaggaaattaaaattttgaaagaaaagtgtTCAAAAGTTTGA